A section of the Larus michahellis chromosome 1, bLarMic1.1, whole genome shotgun sequence genome encodes:
- the SLC19A2 gene encoding thiamine transporter 1 has translation MAGPWGGRLTRRSSQVGGGCCWALPTGLLCAYGFFCSVRPSEPFLTRYLLGPHKNLSETQVFNEIYPVWTYSYLALLFPVFLATDYLRYKPVILLQGLSLIVTWFMLLYAQGLWAVQFLEFFYGMGTATDIAYYSYIYSVVDINLYQKVTSYCRSATLVGYTVGSVSGQVLVSVAGWSLFSLNVISLTSVSIAFGTAWFLPMPQKSLFFHHVSSQQLGWEMKVMDCKNGSAVQDHPAVQRAPGWEDETKVPLNGEGHSAEKQEQKVDIVKVLKDLWRDFLQCYSSRTMLCWSVWWALSTCGYFQVINYAQGLWEMVLPSHNAEIYNGAVEAASTLLGAVAVFAVGHIKTSWAMWGEVALALFSFLIAAAVYIMDTVRNIWVCYASYVVFRIIYMLLITIATFQIATNLSVERYALVFGVNTFIALALQTVLTLIVVDASGLGLDIFTQFMIYASYFAAISLVFLGSGIYSIMRAYRRQKQMRSRSPESQ, from the exons ATGGCGGGGCCGTGGGGGGGCCGGCTGACTCGGCGCTCCTCCCAGGTTGGCGGCGGGTGCTGCTGGGCGCTGCCCACGGGGCTGCTGTGCGCCTACGGTTTCTTCTGCAGCGTGCGACCCTCGGAGCCCTTCCTCACCCGGTACCTGCTGGGGCCGCACAAAAACCTCTCCGAGACCCAG gtGTTCAACGAGATTTACCCGGTGTGGACTTACTCCTACCTGGCGCTGCTGTTCCCGGTGTTCCTGGCCACGGACTACCTGCGGTACAAGCCCGTGATCCTGCTGCAAGGCCTGAGCCTCATCGTTACCTGGTTCATGCTGCTGTATGCCCAGGGGCTGTGGGCTGTCCAGTTCCTGGAGTTCTTCTATGGGATGGGGACCGCCACCGACATTGCTTATTACTCCTACATCTACAGCGTCGTCGATATCAACCTGTACCAGAAGGTCACCAGCTACTGCCGGAGTGCCACCCTGGTGGGCTACACAGTGGGCTCGGTGTCCGGGCAGGTCCTTGTGTCCGTGGCAGGGTGGTCCCTCTTCAGCTTGAACGTTATCTCCTTAACCAGCGTATCCATTGCCTTTGGCACAGCGTGGTTCCTGCCAATGCcacaaaaaagccttttctttcacCATGTCTCAAGTCAGCAGCTCGGTTGGGAAATGAAGGTCATGGACTGTAAAAATGGCTCTGCTGTCCAAGATCATCCTGCCGTGCAGAGGGCACCTGGCTGGGAGGATGAGACAAAAGTTCCCTTAAACGGGGAGGGTCATTCAGCAGAGAAACAG GAGCAGAAAGTAGACATCGTAAAGGTGCTCAAAGATCTCTGGCGGGACTTCCTGCAGTGCTACTCCTCCCGTACCATGCTCTGCTGGTCCGTGTGGTGGGCACTGTCCACCTGTGGCTACTTCCAGGTCATCAACTATGCTCAGGGCCTGTGGGAGATGGTGCTGCCTTCTCACAACGCAGAGATCTACAATGGTGCCGTGGAGGCAGCCTCGACACTACTAG GAGCTGTTGCAGTGTTTGCTGTGGGTCACATAAAAACATCCTGGGCAATGTGGGGTGAGGTGGCACTTGCCCTGTTCTCCTTTCTTATTGCTGCTGCTGTATATATCATGGACACTGTTCGTAACATCTGGGTGTGCTATGCATCATATGTTGTCTTCAGAATTATCTACATGCTGCTAATCACAATAGCAAC GTTCCAGATTGCTACAAATCTCAGTGTGGAGCGGTACGCCCTGGTGTTTGGGGTCAATACTTTCATTGCCTTAGCACTTCAGACGGTGCTCACTTTGATTGTTGTGGATGCCAGCGGGCTTGGGTTGGACATCTTCACCCAG TTCATGATTTATGCCTCTTATTTTGCGGCCATCTCACTGGTGTTCTTGGGCAGTGGCATATACAGTATTATGAGAGCTtacagaagacaaaagcagatGCGAAGTAGATCTCCTGAAAGCCAGTAG